One stretch of Nitratiruptor tergarcus DSM 16512 DNA includes these proteins:
- a CDS encoding copper resistance protein B: MKNLFLQLLLFATLISSALAGGGGDILRATFTADSLEYQANDERAIYWDTYGYIGYDINKFYFYSEGEKPHGESVNSENQLLYSRAIAPFWDVQIGVGLDRANEKYKSWTVVALAGLAPYFFETRAALLVGGNGNMGLRIDLEYEALLTQKLILTPKVSTEAYTKDEPRMGYGAGLSNLTIGARLRYEIKREFAPYIGIEWSKNFGNTRKYSPLDEAYFVGGVRFWF; encoded by the coding sequence ATGAAAAATCTATTTTTACAATTGCTGCTTTTTGCTACACTCATAAGCTCTGCATTGGCTGGTGGGGGAGGAGATATATTGCGAGCAACTTTTACAGCAGATAGTCTTGAGTACCAGGCAAATGATGAGAGAGCAATATATTGGGACACGTACGGATATATCGGCTATGATATTAATAAATTCTATTTTTACAGTGAAGGTGAAAAGCCTCATGGAGAAAGTGTCAATAGCGAAAACCAGCTTCTCTATTCTCGTGCAATCGCACCTTTTTGGGATGTACAAATAGGAGTGGGTTTAGATAGAGCAAACGAAAAATATAAATCATGGACTGTTGTTGCCCTTGCGGGGTTGGCACCTTACTTTTTTGAAACAAGAGCTGCACTTTTGGTTGGTGGGAATGGAAATATGGGGCTTAGAATCGATCTTGAGTATGAAGCACTTTTGACACAAAAATTGATACTAACTCCAAAAGTGAGTACTGAGGCATATACAAAAGATGAACCCCGCATGGGGTATGGTGCAGGGCTTTCTAACCTCACTATAGGAGCGAGGCTGAGATATGAGATCAAAAGGGAGTTCGCACCCTATATAGGAATAGAGTGGAGTAAGAATTTTGGAAATACAAGAAAGTATTCACCTTTAGATGAAGCCTATTTCGTAGGAGGAGTGAGGTTTTGGTTTTAG
- a CDS encoding Csu type fimbrial protein, which produces MKRLALMAGLVISGSILLAAETTTTLQVSATVPEAVTITAHNLDFGTGSYTQETTATTTIEVTVANGLNYLIGIGSSNGQPDSRCFNTGGSCLLEYELYQDDAYTQLWGDSCTSAGTHSGTCVNGTGTGSAQTYTVYGKLFGIPSLVPAGTYTDTLTVTVVY; this is translated from the coding sequence ATGAAAAGATTAGCTTTAATGGCTGGATTGGTCATATCAGGCTCTATTCTTTTGGCAGCTGAAACTACTACCACACTGCAAGTGAGTGCAACAGTCCCGGAGGCAGTGACTATAACAGCACATAACCTTGACTTTGGAACAGGAAGTTATACACAGGAAACTACAGCAACAACAACCATTGAAGTAACTGTTGCAAATGGACTGAATTATCTGATAGGGATAGGTAGTAGTAATGGTCAACCAGATTCACGATGCTTTAATACAGGAGGAAGTTGCTTATTAGAGTATGAGTTGTATCAGGATGATGCATACACCCAGTTATGGGGGGATTCTTGTACCAGTGCGGGCACACATAGCGGGACATGTGTGAATGGTACAGGTACGGGTAGTGCTCAGACATACACGGTGTATGGTAAACTATTCGGGATCCCCTCTCTTGTGCCTGCCGGCACCTATACAGATACACTTACTGTAACAGTCGTCTATTGA
- a CDS encoding fimbrial biogenesis chaperone: MRDFKNGFLFLFLLFFSLQGWAGSFMVYPVKIYLDSKKKSGEIRVYNPQKRSIYIQVGGYSWEQNKNGKPIYSEPKGLVFFPKMLKLEPKSERVIRIAYKGEKLKVERTYRIFVREIPVSKPGDKKITIALKIDLPVFVAPENIKRSFEIKDLKVESGKMSVDVKNSGSVHIMVKEISWRGFDRNQKETFHKNIRGWYILPGAKKRYVINIGSKECKRTTSLEVKVKTEKIEKSSIFSLPKKRVCSQ; this comes from the coding sequence ATGAGAGATTTTAAAAATGGTTTTCTTTTTCTCTTCCTTCTCTTCTTTTCCTTGCAAGGTTGGGCTGGTTCCTTCATGGTTTATCCAGTTAAGATATACCTCGATTCCAAGAAAAAAAGTGGTGAGATCAGGGTCTATAATCCCCAAAAGAGATCTATATATATCCAAGTTGGCGGTTACTCATGGGAGCAGAATAAGAATGGAAAACCCATTTATAGCGAGCCTAAAGGTCTCGTGTTTTTTCCAAAAATGCTAAAACTTGAACCTAAAAGTGAAAGAGTGATAAGGATTGCTTACAAGGGAGAGAAGCTAAAGGTTGAGAGGACCTATAGAATCTTTGTAAGGGAGATACCTGTTTCAAAGCCTGGAGATAAGAAAATTACGATTGCTTTAAAGATAGATTTACCAGTGTTTGTGGCTCCAGAAAATATTAAACGCTCCTTTGAGATTAAGGACTTGAAAGTAGAGAGTGGAAAAATGAGCGTAGATGTTAAGAATAGCGGAAGTGTCCATATTATGGTGAAGGAGATCTCCTGGAGAGGTTTTGATCGGAACCAAAAAGAGACTTTTCATAAAAACATACGAGGGTGGTATATTCTACCTGGTGCTAAGAAGCGCTATGTGATTAACATAGGCAGCAAAGAGTGTAAAAGGACGACATCTCTTGAGGTAAAAGTAAAAACAGAAAAAATAGAAAAGTCATCTATTTTCAGTTTACCTAAAAAAAGGGTTTGCAGTCAGTAA
- a CDS encoding DUF2207 domain-containing protein: MKKILLFFIAFVISWAEHIENFKVDLTIYPDGSLHVQEDIVYNFGSLYRHGIYRDIPNAIKTDFLPKDIGLWDFKVLVDGQESPFEIIHMQQAIRIKIGDPNRTITGKHHYTISYNVAKGVLYQDEMHDAVRWNAIGTEWRVPISYAKVTVHLPPILSKSSIQVRTFLGRYGSTKNTASLQWLDDHTFEVEASKFDPHEGLTVEIAFPRGLLGQSGLENQRMGLLDYAKAFIQYPLLLLFLLYLFFFYKDHATSFSFSIHPVYKPPKDIGVLEAGLLYDRFAETKDFPASVIELAVKGFVSIEERDQEGFFANRETLIKKTAKKPQNLTPAQNILYFQILFPYGDTFILKKDEDIAQRIRSGFQSINQLLYDWSVKEGYFQENPQKLRIKFLAFSIFLLFVIFIVIVLVTHRMTDIPLLFSIGIPALFVGIGVWRLFRGRGLERFLGLWFIFIGGAVMIGFIASFSWQDILLSPIPFILIGVGAIFYIYRHIGLYTPKGVKVYRDLLGLKEFIQRAKAAQINYFLQEDPYFLDKLLPFAMLFDLTKHWLKFYEQFHSAQPSWYHGNFYHMQEFSENTSAVAAYAPSNSVGGGGSFSGGGSGGGGGGSW, encoded by the coding sequence ATGAAAAAAATCCTCCTCTTTTTCATCGCTTTTGTTATCAGTTGGGCAGAGCATATAGAAAATTTTAAAGTCGATCTTACAATCTATCCCGATGGATCACTCCATGTACAAGAAGATATTGTTTACAATTTTGGTTCGCTCTATCGCCATGGTATCTATAGAGATATACCAAATGCTATAAAAACAGACTTTTTACCAAAAGATATAGGGCTATGGGATTTCAAAGTTTTGGTAGATGGACAAGAGAGTCCTTTTGAAATTATTCATATGCAGCAAGCCATTAGAATAAAGATCGGCGATCCAAACAGAACAATTACTGGAAAACATCACTATACCATCAGCTACAATGTAGCAAAAGGGGTGCTCTATCAAGATGAGATGCATGATGCTGTACGTTGGAACGCCATCGGAACAGAGTGGAGAGTACCAATCAGTTATGCAAAAGTCACCGTACACCTTCCACCGATTCTTTCAAAAAGTAGTATTCAAGTGCGTACATTTTTGGGAAGATATGGTTCAACAAAAAACACCGCCTCTTTGCAGTGGCTTGATGATCATACCTTTGAAGTAGAGGCTTCGAAATTCGATCCTCATGAAGGCTTAACTGTAGAAATAGCGTTTCCAAGAGGTCTGCTGGGTCAAAGCGGATTAGAAAATCAGCGTATGGGATTATTGGATTATGCCAAAGCATTCATACAATATCCTCTATTGCTTTTATTTCTGCTCTATCTCTTCTTTTTTTATAAAGATCATGCAACTTCATTTTCTTTTTCTATTCATCCAGTATATAAACCTCCCAAAGATATAGGTGTCTTGGAAGCGGGACTTCTTTATGATCGATTCGCTGAGACAAAAGATTTCCCAGCTTCAGTAATAGAACTTGCAGTAAAAGGATTTGTGAGTATTGAAGAAAGAGATCAAGAAGGATTTTTTGCAAACAGAGAGACTCTTATTAAAAAGACTGCAAAAAAACCGCAAAATCTCACCCCTGCGCAAAATATTCTCTATTTTCAGATTCTTTTTCCTTATGGCGATACATTTATTCTCAAAAAAGATGAGGATATTGCACAACGAATACGGAGTGGTTTTCAATCAATAAATCAGCTTCTTTATGATTGGAGTGTTAAAGAGGGCTATTTCCAAGAAAATCCACAAAAGCTTAGAATAAAATTTCTTGCCTTTTCCATTTTTTTGCTGTTTGTAATATTTATTGTAATAGTTCTTGTGACACATCGCATGACGGATATCCCTCTTCTATTTTCTATTGGTATACCGGCTCTGTTTGTTGGCATAGGAGTATGGAGGCTTTTTCGGGGGAGGGGATTAGAGCGCTTTTTGGGTCTTTGGTTTATCTTCATAGGTGGAGCTGTTATGATCGGTTTTATTGCATCTTTCTCATGGCAAGATATTTTGCTTTCTCCTATCCCTTTTATTCTCATAGGAGTGGGAGCTATTTTTTATATCTATCGTCATATTGGTCTTTATACGCCAAAAGGAGTAAAAGTTTATCGAGATTTACTAGGTCTTAAAGAGTTTATTCAAAGGGCAAAAGCAGCACAAATAAACTACTTTTTACAAGAAGATCCCTACTTTCTTGATAAATTGCTTCCTTTTGCAATGCTATTTGATCTGACAAAACACTGGCTCAAATTTTATGAGCAGTTTCATTCTGCCCAACCCTCTTGGTATCACGGCAATTTTTATCATATGCAAGAATTTAGTGAGAATACATCTGCAGTAGCTGCATATGCTCCATCGAATTCTGTAGGTGGTGGAGGGAGCTTTAGTGGCGGTGGATCTGGTGGAGGAGGCGGCGGATCTTGGTAA
- a CDS encoding fimbria/pilus outer membrane usher protein — MRKLGWFFYIFIFVYVCFASLNIEAVLRVVVNGQVKGDFIVSITPDKDILVTEDFLRSIGLKKPFRAKKKTGLISLNSIKDLNFSVNEKKALLEITVDPRLLTPTNVAIKRKREIHELEYLKDNAFYLNYYLRYYADDHLNNETFNGNFEAALRLEELLFYSDLSYAKSESVNSLHRLSSSITIDKPDKLHRVVIGDFSATSGELGSNLLLGGVKIERNFSLNPYLLRYPNLGIEGVLETPSTVEVYLNGALYQRLELPPGPFRIENLPAMPGSGKITLIIRDALGKETVIERPFYIPSRMLGQGVTEYSLAFGFRREDIGKENFHYGRAALLGYMRRGLTDYLTMGLRAEVDDEIANAGVEATTSLFSKAEMRFSTALSQKEGEAGYAGSLGINIPTQKRISLGFTLRKFSKEYTDLLETNNSSLNWAVRVSFSVGPQGSISSVFSWNKNHDNSKTKALSIHYHRPFLKVGNIFLTFQRQWLTSKTEDIFTFGILLPLGKSRYASLQHTSRVGQQNSTLSLSKNPPRGPGVGYRLQVNRNQHDSSGEWRGYGRVEYHHEFGHLIGEYQKTENLGSISLGARGALVVAGGEVHPSAPIYDGFALVDTGLKGAKVRLGGQFMGETSESGKLVVPGLVSYYDNPISISANDLPMEFTLKESTKHVAPYYRSGGIVKFEIGRLNAVEGKIFWIEKEKKVPVEFAGLDINVEGKKIESVTGEKGFFYIEGLKSGRYPAHIFKDGKECRFTLFVPESKEPFINVGDIVCK; from the coding sequence ATGCGAAAATTGGGATGGTTTTTCTATATTTTTATCTTTGTTTATGTATGTTTCGCATCTTTAAATATAGAGGCTGTCTTAAGGGTTGTAGTAAATGGGCAGGTAAAAGGAGATTTTATAGTCTCCATCACTCCAGACAAAGATATCTTGGTCACAGAAGATTTTCTTAGAAGTATTGGACTCAAAAAACCCTTCAGGGCAAAGAAAAAGACAGGTTTAATTTCACTTAATTCCATTAAGGATTTGAATTTTAGTGTAAATGAAAAGAAGGCACTCTTGGAAATTACAGTTGATCCAAGACTACTGACTCCCACAAATGTTGCCATCAAGAGAAAAAGAGAAATTCATGAGTTAGAGTATTTGAAGGATAATGCTTTTTACCTCAATTACTATCTGAGATACTATGCGGATGATCATTTGAATAATGAAACATTTAATGGCAACTTTGAGGCAGCTTTGAGATTAGAAGAATTGCTTTTTTATTCGGATCTATCTTATGCTAAGTCAGAGAGTGTGAATAGCCTCCATAGGCTCTCAAGCAGTATTACAATTGACAAGCCAGATAAGTTGCACAGAGTAGTGATAGGGGACTTCAGTGCTACTTCGGGAGAACTTGGAAGCAATCTTTTGCTTGGAGGAGTGAAAATAGAACGAAATTTTTCTCTCAATCCCTATCTTCTTCGCTATCCAAATTTAGGTATAGAAGGGGTTCTTGAGACACCTTCAACGGTAGAGGTTTATCTTAATGGTGCACTCTATCAAAGGCTTGAATTACCACCTGGTCCATTTAGAATAGAGAACCTACCTGCAATGCCAGGTAGTGGCAAAATCACTCTGATTATAAGAGATGCCCTTGGGAAGGAAACTGTTATTGAAAGACCATTTTATATACCATCGCGTATGCTCGGGCAGGGAGTTACAGAGTATAGTCTTGCATTTGGTTTTAGGAGAGAAGATATTGGAAAAGAAAATTTCCATTATGGCAGGGCTGCCCTATTGGGATATATGAGACGAGGCCTTACAGATTATCTAACTATGGGTTTGCGTGCGGAAGTAGATGATGAGATTGCAAATGCGGGAGTAGAAGCAACTACTTCACTCTTTTCAAAAGCAGAGATGAGATTCTCAACTGCTTTGAGCCAAAAAGAGGGAGAGGCAGGCTATGCGGGCTCTTTGGGCATAAACATTCCCACTCAAAAAAGAATAAGTCTTGGTTTTACTTTGAGAAAATTCTCTAAAGAGTATACAGATCTTTTAGAAACAAATAATTCATCTCTTAACTGGGCAGTAAGAGTTAGTTTTAGTGTTGGTCCACAAGGGAGCATTTCTTCGGTCTTTTCATGGAACAAGAATCATGATAATTCAAAGACAAAAGCTCTTTCTATCCACTACCACAGACCTTTTTTAAAAGTAGGAAATATTTTTCTAACCTTTCAAAGGCAGTGGTTAACTTCCAAAACAGAAGATATCTTTACTTTTGGCATACTCCTACCTCTTGGTAAAAGTCGCTACGCGTCTCTTCAACATACCTCAAGGGTTGGACAGCAAAACAGCACTCTTTCACTCTCTAAGAATCCGCCAAGAGGTCCTGGTGTTGGATATAGACTGCAGGTTAATAGAAATCAACATGATAGCAGTGGAGAATGGCGTGGCTATGGAAGAGTCGAATATCATCATGAGTTTGGGCATCTTATAGGCGAATATCAAAAGACAGAGAATTTAGGTTCTATAAGCCTTGGGGCAAGAGGTGCCCTTGTAGTAGCGGGAGGAGAGGTGCATCCTTCTGCACCTATCTATGACGGTTTTGCTCTTGTAGATACAGGGTTGAAAGGTGCAAAGGTGAGACTTGGTGGACAATTTATGGGGGAGACTTCAGAGAGTGGCAAACTTGTTGTTCCTGGCCTTGTATCTTATTATGACAATCCTATTTCAATATCCGCAAATGACCTGCCTATGGAATTTACCCTAAAGGAATCTACAAAACACGTTGCTCCTTATTACAGAAGTGGAGGAATTGTAAAATTTGAGATAGGGAGATTGAATGCAGTTGAAGGAAAAATATTTTGGATAGAAAAAGAGAAAAAAGTACCTGTAGAGTTTGCAGGCCTTGATATAAATGTAGAAGGTAAAAAAATAGAGAGTGTTACAGGTGAAAAAGGCTTTTTCTATATTGAGGGTCTTAAAAGTGGTAGATATCCTGCCCATATTTTTAAAGACGGAAAGGAGTGTAGATTTACTCTCTTTGTGCCTGAGTCAAAAGAGCCCTTTATAAATGTTGGCGATATAGTTTGTAAATAA
- a CDS encoding LemA family protein produces MAFWIFLAIVAGIIVYFIGIYNGLVALRERAEAAWSDIDVQLKRRHDLIPALVDTVKGYMDYEKSTLKEVIEARNQSQKATSLKEKADAEEHLSSALGHIFALAESYPELKANTTFLQLQQELSNIEEALQNARRYYNAVVRDYNAKIDSFPDMLIAKRYGFTPKEYFELEDAKAKEMPKIEL; encoded by the coding sequence ATGGCTTTTTGGATTTTTCTAGCTATTGTAGCAGGTATTATTGTCTATTTCATCGGCATTTATAATGGACTTGTTGCGCTAAGAGAAAGGGCTGAGGCTGCTTGGAGCGATATCGATGTGCAGCTCAAAAGGCGTCACGATCTCATCCCTGCGCTTGTTGACACAGTCAAAGGGTATATGGATTATGAAAAATCGACGCTTAAAGAGGTGATTGAAGCGAGAAACCAAAGCCAAAAAGCAACCTCACTCAAAGAAAAAGCTGATGCTGAAGAGCATCTTTCAAGCGCATTAGGGCATATTTTTGCATTAGCTGAGAGCTATCCCGAACTCAAAGCAAATACAACATTTCTCCAACTCCAGCAAGAGCTCTCCAATATAGAAGAGGCGCTTCAAAATGCAAGGCGCTACTATAACGCGGTTGTGAGAGATTACAATGCTAAGATTGATAGTTTTCCAGATATGCTTATAGCCAAAAGATATGGTTTTACTCCAAAAGAGTACTTTGAGCTTGAAGATGCAAAAGCAAAAGAGATGCCAAAAATAGAGTTATGA